One Jeotgalibaca porci genomic region harbors:
- a CDS encoding recombinase family protein, with protein sequence MSGYIYGYARVSTRSQELHRQLDLLNEQNCNEILTEKMTGTKADRPQLNRLKDKIRPGDTVIVESFSRLGRSTKDLIDLVTYFEEHHVKLVSLKENFDTSTPHGRLMMTVFQAFSQFERDLIVERTKEGLKSARARGRKGGRPRVNQKDVDRAVKLYKSQVYSVKEITEMTGISKATLYRYLKDNRE encoded by the coding sequence ATGAGTGGATACATTTATGGTTATGCCCGGGTGAGTACGCGTTCACAAGAACTACATCGTCAATTAGACTTACTCAATGAACAAAATTGTAATGAAATCCTAACTGAGAAAATGACGGGAACCAAAGCGGATCGTCCCCAACTAAATCGTTTAAAAGATAAAATTCGTCCGGGAGATACGGTAATTGTGGAAAGTTTCTCTCGATTGGGTCGTAGTACAAAGGATTTGATTGATCTTGTTACCTATTTTGAAGAACACCATGTTAAGCTGGTGAGCTTGAAAGAAAACTTCGATACCAGCACGCCTCACGGACGCTTAATGATGACTGTCTTCCAAGCATTTAGTCAGTTCGAACGTGATTTAATTGTTGAACGTACCAAAGAAGGTTTGAAAAGTGCACGTGCGAGAGGTCGTAAAGGTGGCCGTCCACGTGTGAACCAGAAAGATGTTGATCGAGCAGTAAAATTGTATAAAAGTCAGGTTTATAGCGTAAAAGAAATTACGGAAATGACTGGTATTAGCAAGGCAACACTCTACCGCTACTTAAAAGACAATAGGGAATAA
- a CDS encoding MIP/aquaporin family protein, protein MDSRMMTELLGEFIGTMILVLLGDGVVAGNVLKKTKSEGTGWLLITFGWGLAVTIAVFASGYLSPAHLNPAVTLGMAIAGETPWSAVVPYILSQIAGGIAGAILVWLHYKPHFNETKDSELILAVFATGPAIRDTISNLISEIIGTMILVFGLLAFGRATFADSLNPIVVGMLIVSIGMSLGGTTGYAINPARDLGPRIAHQILPISNKGDSDWGYAWIPFIGPLIGGALAAVLYLLIP, encoded by the coding sequence ATGGATTCTCGGATGATGACAGAATTACTTGGTGAATTTATAGGTACAATGATTTTAGTCCTGTTAGGAGATGGCGTTGTAGCGGGAAATGTCTTGAAGAAAACGAAATCTGAAGGAACCGGCTGGCTGCTTATTACGTTCGGATGGGGCTTAGCCGTTACCATTGCTGTGTTCGCTTCGGGTTATTTATCGCCAGCGCATTTGAATCCTGCTGTAACGTTGGGTATGGCAATCGCTGGTGAGACGCCGTGGTCAGCAGTTGTTCCCTATATCCTTTCTCAAATCGCTGGAGGTATTGCGGGTGCTATCTTAGTCTGGTTGCACTACAAACCGCATTTCAATGAAACAAAAGATTCTGAACTTATCTTGGCTGTCTTTGCAACTGGACCGGCAATTCGTGATACAATATCGAATTTAATTAGCGAAATTATTGGCACGATGATTCTCGTGTTTGGTCTCTTGGCTTTTGGTCGGGCGACATTTGCAGACAGTTTAAATCCGATTGTTGTCGGAATGCTGATTGTATCAATCGGGATGTCTTTAGGTGGAACGACGGGATATGCAATCAATCCAGCTCGTGACCTTGGGCCAAGAATTGCCCATCAGATTTTACCTATTTCAAATAAAGGAGACTCGGATTGGGGTTACGCTTGGATTCCGTTTATAGGTCCCTTAATTGGTGGAGCTCTTGCTGCTGTATTGTATTTATTAATACCTTAA
- a CDS encoding class I SAM-dependent methyltransferase yields MSKYNDFNKERWNRISRNKGNSFTIPITHKELVEAKNKPIEVALTVGKAVPVEWFEKAKGNKLLGLACGGGQQGPIFSIKGYETTIMDFSEAQLDSDRLVADREGLTMTTVQADMTKKFPFDDESFDIIFCPVSNAYVEDLENMWQESFRVLKKGGLLMVGYMNPWIYMYDADTVWDYPEKELFLKYNLPFNSRQLEEEGVIKIYPEYGYEFSHTLESQIGGQLKAGFAMIDFYESQDSRNRLTKYGKDYLANLCVKL; encoded by the coding sequence ATGTCAAAATATAACGATTTTAATAAAGAAAGATGGAATAGAATTTCCAGAAATAAAGGGAATTCTTTTACCATTCCAATAACCCACAAAGAATTAGTGGAAGCTAAAAATAAACCGATTGAAGTCGCACTGACAGTTGGGAAAGCTGTTCCAGTAGAATGGTTTGAAAAAGCCAAAGGAAATAAACTTTTAGGACTAGCTTGTGGTGGTGGTCAACAAGGGCCCATATTTTCTATTAAAGGTTACGAAACAACAATAATGGACTTTTCTGAAGCACAGCTTGATTCTGATCGACTTGTTGCTGATAGAGAAGGCCTAACAATGACTACCGTTCAAGCAGATATGACAAAAAAATTTCCATTTGATGATGAAAGCTTTGATATTATTTTTTGTCCTGTATCGAATGCGTATGTAGAAGATTTAGAAAACATGTGGCAAGAATCCTTTAGAGTCTTAAAAAAAGGTGGCTTACTAATGGTGGGATACATGAATCCCTGGATTTATATGTATGATGCAGATACTGTTTGGGATTACCCTGAAAAAGAACTGTTTTTGAAATATAATTTGCCATTTAATTCAAGACAATTAGAAGAAGAGGGAGTCATTAAAATATACCCAGAGTATGGATACGAATTTAGTCACACACTAGAATCGCAAATAGGTGGGCAGCTAAAAGCTGGTTTTGCAATGATTGATTTTTACGAATCTCAAGATTCAAGAAATAGACTGACCAAATATGGAAAAGACTACCTAGCAAATCTTTGTGTTAAATTGTAA
- a CDS encoding NUDIX domain-containing protein yields MDLTLDTDSGKLNIRVAAWIESQNSLLVSKYVDGIISLPGGRVKFSETTSEAVKREVLEETGEKFYDVELFSVIENFFLEKQSKKDFHEFLFVYKGKIKEKKEYHGIDNDDQDITWESLKVINELKPSIFSELAGFKNKNHIIHLVNTD; encoded by the coding sequence ATGGATTTAACTTTAGATACAGATTCAGGAAAATTAAATATTAGGGTAGCAGCATGGATAGAAAGCCAAAATAGTTTACTAGTTTCTAAATACGTTGATGGAATAATTTCTTTACCAGGTGGTAGAGTAAAATTTTCAGAGACTACTAGTGAAGCAGTAAAACGTGAAGTTTTGGAAGAAACTGGAGAAAAATTTTATGATGTAGAATTATTTTCAGTAATTGAAAATTTTTTCTTAGAAAAACAATCAAAAAAGGATTTTCATGAATTTCTTTTTGTTTATAAAGGTAAAATAAAAGAGAAAAAAGAATATCATGGTATAGATAATGATGATCAAGATATTACATGGGAATCTTTAAAAGTTATAAATGAATTAAAACCTAGTATCTTTAGTGAGCTAGCTGGTTTCAAAAATAAAAATCATATAATTCACTTAGTAAATACTGATTAA
- a CDS encoding 2,3-butanediol dehydrogenase, which yields MRAARFYNAKDIRVEDIEEPKLVGDDDVKVRVAWAGICGSDLHEYLAGPIIAPGDEPDPLTGQKRPITMGHEFSGVVEEVGSNVKTVKPGDKVAINPLITSGNHDNRLYDMYKGFQFVGLGSDGGFADYTVVDKINVVKVSDDVSLEIAALVEPTAVAMQAIRESEMEFGETVAVFGVGPIGLVNIIAARAAGAKEIFAFDLSEERLAKAKEVGATHVVNSGEVDPNEYIKERYPDGVDRTFEVAGVPVTLEQAIQVTRPRGTVTVVSIFEEPIDFNPMLLTASGVRISSTLAYEDDIFDLTLKMIENNQIDVSPLITDHIELENIVENGFESLSNDKSQAKILVKLSGDK from the coding sequence ATGAGAGCGGCAAGATTTTATAATGCAAAAGATATTCGTGTGGAAGACATCGAAGAACCAAAGCTAGTTGGTGACGATGATGTTAAAGTGCGTGTAGCTTGGGCGGGTATTTGTGGTAGTGACTTACATGAATATTTAGCAGGGCCAATCATAGCTCCAGGCGATGAACCTGATCCACTTACTGGTCAAAAACGTCCTATTACCATGGGACATGAATTTTCAGGTGTTGTTGAAGAAGTTGGTAGTAACGTTAAGACAGTAAAACCAGGTGACAAAGTAGCAATTAATCCACTTATCACAAGTGGTAATCATGATAATCGTTTATATGATATGTATAAAGGCTTCCAATTCGTTGGTTTAGGCTCAGATGGTGGATTTGCTGATTATACAGTTGTTGACAAGATTAACGTGGTTAAAGTCAGTGATGATGTTTCTTTAGAAATTGCTGCGTTAGTAGAGCCGACTGCTGTTGCGATGCAAGCTATTCGAGAATCAGAGATGGAGTTTGGCGAAACGGTAGCAGTGTTTGGTGTTGGTCCGATTGGATTAGTAAATATTATTGCTGCACGTGCAGCTGGTGCTAAAGAAATTTTTGCATTTGACTTATCGGAAGAGCGACTAGCAAAAGCGAAAGAAGTTGGAGCAACTCATGTCGTTAACTCGGGTGAAGTTGATCCGAATGAGTACATTAAAGAACGTTACCCAGATGGAGTTGATCGAACATTTGAAGTGGCTGGCGTACCTGTAACATTAGAACAAGCAATTCAAGTGACTCGTCCACGCGGTACAGTCACTGTGGTCTCTATTTTTGAAGAACCCATTGACTTTAATCCAATGTTATTAACAGCTTCTGGTGTTCGTATATCATCAACACTAGCGTATGAAGATGATATTTTTGATCTAACGCTGAAGATGATTGAAAATAATCAAATTGATGTATCACCACTTATTACTGACCATATTGAGCTAGAAAATATCGTTGAAAATGGTTTTGAATCATTAAGCAATGATAAGAGTCAAGCGAAAATCCTTGTAAAACTTAGTGGCGACAAATAA
- a CDS encoding putative immunity protein, which produces MPTKPKIKIIDNNELRKEIDEIYENMNQINVAKWSLSMAKHILKIVNIDYKSINEIEEGFRINELWQIKEARMYDVRQAGFKIHKIARESDSEISKTALRVVGQAVGSGHMKEHAMVASDYAVKTIGLMSSNDLESITLEREWQLNEINKFL; this is translated from the coding sequence ATGCCAACAAAACCAAAAATAAAAATAATAGATAATAATGAACTGAGAAAAGAAATTGATGAAATATATGAAAATATGAATCAGATAAACGTAGCAAAATGGTCTTTATCAATGGCAAAACATATCTTGAAAATTGTTAATATAGATTATAAATCAATAAATGAGATAGAAGAAGGATTTAGGATAAATGAATTATGGCAAATAAAAGAAGCCAGAATGTACGATGTAAGACAAGCAGGTTTCAAAATCCACAAAATTGCTCGTGAAAGTGATTCAGAAATAAGTAAAACTGCATTAAGGGTAGTTGGCCAAGCTGTAGGAAGTGGCCATATGAAAGAACACGCAATGGTAGCTTCTGATTACGCAGTAAAGACTATAGGATTAATGAGTTCTAATGATTTAGAGTCAATTACTCTTGAACGAGAATGGCAACTTAATGAAATAAATAAATTTTTATAA
- a CDS encoding AbrB/MazE/SpoVT family DNA-binding domain-containing protein, with the protein MITKTRKQGNSIMLTVPKEFDVPNGVEVEAKLVENGILYEFVEPKKEFFDFSEDVLADILSEGYNKHEILKEFRNRKNELTSAFRSIAEETVANSKPMTKEELAAEIGL; encoded by the coding sequence ATGATTACAAAAACAAGAAAACAAGGAAATTCTATTATGTTAACTGTCCCTAAAGAATTCGATGTTCCCAATGGTGTTGAAGTAGAAGCTAAGCTTGTAGAGAATGGTATACTTTATGAGTTTGTAGAGCCTAAAAAAGAGTTTTTTGATTTTAGTGAAGATGTTTTGGCTGATATTCTTTCAGAAGGTTATAATAAGCATGAGATATTAAAAGAATTTAGAAATAGAAAAAATGAGTTAACTTCTGCATTTAGATCTATTGCTGAAGAGACTGTTGCAAATTCTAAACCGATGACAAAAGAGGAGTTGGCAGCAGAAATTGGCTTATGA
- the gloA2 gene encoding SMU1112c/YaeR family gloxylase I-like metalloprotein: MFLEKIHHVAIIASDYEKSKHFYTEILELPIIRENYRADRDSYKLDLQVGTSEIELFSFPNPPERPNTPEAVGLRHLCFYTEDVEAAVEKLEAKGIECEPIRMDDYTNKKFTFFKDPDGLPLELHE; the protein is encoded by the coding sequence ATGTTTTTAGAAAAAATCCATCACGTCGCAATCATTGCTTCAGATTACGAGAAATCAAAGCATTTCTATACAGAAATTTTAGAATTACCGATTATCCGAGAAAACTATCGGGCGGATAGAGATTCTTACAAGCTAGATCTCCAAGTGGGCACGAGTGAAATTGAATTGTTTTCATTTCCTAATCCACCCGAGAGACCGAACACGCCCGAAGCAGTAGGGCTGCGACATTTATGTTTTTATACAGAGGATGTTGAAGCTGCCGTTGAAAAGTTAGAAGCAAAAGGTATAGAATGCGAGCCGATTCGCATGGACGATTACACCAATAAAAAATTCACGTTTTTTAAAGATCCGGATGGTTTACCATTGGAGTTGCATGAATAG
- a CDS encoding FAD-dependent oxidoreductase, with amino-acid sequence MKLSAETRTENIDWLQNNQLDLLVIGGGITGAGIALHASAKKMAVGLIEMQDFAAGTSSRSTKLVHGGLRYLKNFEVELVANVARERAIIHHNAPHIVQPRKMLLPVYDEQDASFTDFSAEIALQLYDQLGEVSEEWRYSLITKEEVREEAPGIKEEGLLKGGLYLDYLNDDARLTISILKTAHQQGAKITNYVKAVGYLYDEENRINGVEVADKETGETFSVYARVVVNATGPWSDETRHMQKNRQESRMLPTKGVHFVVDHSRLPVKRTIYTDTGLQDHRMLFIIPRNGKTYFGTTDTPYEGDLVDPKITQEDVTYLLEAINIRFPGANLTLADIETGWSGLRPLIQPEDAKDPSDISREHEIFISEEGLVTIGGGKLTDYRLMAEDTLKTIESLLDKKFLEVDTATIHLSGGEIKAGYTFNDYCEPAIKIGVAAGLSETDARTLIDWYGTDFESVLEGLDAVKKSRLPVKDALSLQYAMQYEMALNLEDYFLRRVETLLFDYNRMRALLMPALEQMAAHYQWGEEKQQKEKEKLISAMERAHLTDLR; translated from the coding sequence ATGAAACTTTCGGCAGAAACACGCACGGAAAATATAGACTGGCTCCAGAATAATCAGTTAGATTTACTTGTTATTGGTGGGGGCATTACTGGGGCAGGTATCGCCCTACATGCCAGTGCGAAGAAGATGGCAGTCGGATTGATTGAAATGCAGGACTTCGCGGCAGGTACTTCCAGTCGCTCAACGAAGCTTGTTCATGGTGGTCTCCGTTACTTGAAAAATTTTGAAGTTGAGTTAGTAGCAAATGTTGCACGTGAGCGGGCCATCATTCATCACAATGCGCCGCATATCGTCCAACCCCGCAAAATGCTATTGCCCGTTTATGATGAGCAAGATGCTTCGTTCACAGATTTTTCAGCGGAAATTGCTCTGCAGTTATACGATCAGTTAGGAGAAGTGAGTGAAGAATGGCGTTATTCGCTTATAACTAAAGAAGAAGTACGTGAGGAAGCGCCGGGTATCAAAGAAGAAGGATTGCTAAAAGGCGGGCTATATTTAGACTATTTGAATGATGATGCACGCTTGACTATTAGCATTTTGAAAACGGCTCATCAACAGGGTGCTAAAATTACGAACTATGTCAAAGCGGTAGGTTATCTCTATGACGAAGAAAATAGAATTAATGGTGTTGAAGTGGCAGACAAAGAAACGGGAGAGACGTTCTCAGTTTATGCTCGCGTAGTTGTTAATGCAACAGGTCCTTGGTCAGACGAAACCCGACACATGCAGAAGAATCGCCAAGAGAGCCGGATGTTACCGACGAAAGGCGTTCATTTTGTGGTCGATCATAGTCGCCTGCCCGTTAAGCGAACCATTTATACGGACACAGGGCTACAGGATCACCGGATGCTATTCATTATTCCCCGTAATGGTAAGACCTACTTTGGTACGACAGATACACCTTATGAAGGAGACCTTGTTGATCCGAAAATTACCCAAGAGGATGTTACCTATCTTTTAGAGGCAATAAATATACGTTTCCCAGGTGCGAACCTCACGCTTGCTGATATTGAAACAGGCTGGTCGGGTCTACGTCCCCTCATTCAACCGGAAGATGCTAAAGATCCTTCTGACATTTCCCGCGAGCATGAGATTTTTATATCTGAAGAAGGACTTGTGACAATTGGCGGTGGGAAGTTGACGGATTACCGATTAATGGCTGAGGATACGCTTAAAACGATTGAAAGTCTCTTAGATAAGAAGTTTTTGGAAGTAGATACAGCTACAATTCACTTATCAGGTGGTGAAATTAAAGCAGGGTATACATTTAACGACTACTGTGAGCCAGCTATTAAAATAGGGGTTGCAGCAGGGCTCAGCGAGACGGATGCACGAACGTTGATTGATTGGTACGGGACTGATTTTGAAAGCGTCCTGGAAGGGTTGGATGCGGTCAAAAAGAGCCGGTTACCTGTGAAAGATGCTTTGTCTTTGCAGTATGCCATGCAGTATGAAATGGCACTAAACTTGGAAGACTATTTCTTGAGAAGAGTAGAGACGTTGCTGTTTGACTATAATCGGATGCGCGCATTATTGATGCCAGCATTGGAACAAATGGCCGCTCACTATCAATGGGGTGAAGAGAAACAACAAAAAGAGAAAGAAAAACTGATTTCTGCAATGGAACGGGCGCATTTGACAGACTTAAGATAG
- the glpK gene encoding glycerol kinase GlpK: MEKFILSIDQGTTSTRAILFDHDGNPRWQSQQDIKQYFPEPGWVEHDANEIWIKTLQVIAGVMIEGGIKPAALHTIGITNQRETTVIWDKETGEPIHKAIVWQSKQTSDIADQLIKDGYKEKILDKTGLVIDSYFSATKIKFILDKVEGSRERAKNGELLFGTIDTWLLWKLTGGEVHATDYSNASRTMMYNIYDLKWDEEILDILDIPIEMLPEVRSSSEVYGKTMPEVFFDTAVPISGMAGDQQAALFGQTAFEKGMVKNTYGTGAFIIMNTGEEPIKSDNGLLTTLAYGINGKVYYALEGSIFVAGSAIQWLRDGMRMFRESPQSEGYATKVDTTDNVYVVPAFTGLGAPHWDQDVRGSVFGITRGTTKEHFIRATLESLAYQTRDVLETMVADSGIEIPILRVDGGAAMNDFLMQFQADILDVTIERSKISETTALGAAYLAGLSTDFWKDQSDVKKYWEKDATFEPQFSEEKREDLYSGWKNAVEAAKVFRHKARKEKE; encoded by the coding sequence ATGGAAAAGTTTATCTTATCAATCGATCAAGGTACCACAAGTACTCGGGCAATATTATTCGATCATGACGGAAATCCGCGTTGGCAATCACAGCAAGATATTAAACAATATTTCCCGGAACCGGGATGGGTAGAGCATGATGCCAACGAAATCTGGATAAAAACCTTGCAAGTTATTGCGGGTGTCATGATTGAAGGAGGCATTAAACCAGCTGCGTTACATACAATTGGTATTACGAACCAACGCGAGACAACGGTTATTTGGGATAAAGAGACAGGTGAACCGATTCATAAAGCAATTGTGTGGCAGTCCAAACAGACCTCTGATATTGCAGATCAGCTCATTAAAGACGGATACAAAGAGAAGATATTAGATAAAACCGGTTTAGTAATCGATTCCTATTTTTCCGCGACAAAGATTAAATTTATTCTGGACAAAGTTGAAGGCTCAAGAGAAAGAGCCAAAAATGGTGAGTTATTGTTCGGAACGATTGATACGTGGCTTCTATGGAAGTTAACGGGTGGCGAAGTTCATGCGACCGACTATTCCAATGCCAGCAGGACCATGATGTATAACATTTATGATTTAAAATGGGATGAAGAAATTTTAGACATCCTGGATATTCCGATTGAAATGTTACCAGAAGTCCGTTCGTCCTCGGAAGTGTATGGAAAAACGATGCCGGAAGTCTTCTTCGATACCGCAGTTCCGATTTCAGGTATGGCGGGTGACCAACAGGCGGCTCTATTTGGGCAAACGGCCTTTGAAAAAGGGATGGTTAAAAATACCTACGGAACCGGAGCATTTATCATCATGAATACCGGAGAGGAGCCAATCAAGTCGGATAATGGCTTGCTAACAACTTTAGCGTATGGGATTAATGGCAAAGTATATTATGCATTGGAGGGAAGTATCTTTGTGGCAGGTTCAGCAATTCAGTGGCTGAGAGATGGGATGCGGATGTTCCGAGAATCGCCTCAGTCAGAAGGGTATGCAACGAAAGTGGATACGACTGATAATGTTTATGTTGTGCCAGCATTTACAGGATTGGGAGCACCGCACTGGGATCAAGATGTGCGTGGATCTGTCTTTGGAATTACGCGCGGAACTACAAAGGAACATTTTATCCGTGCCACACTTGAATCTTTAGCTTATCAAACACGTGATGTCCTCGAAACAATGGTAGCGGATTCTGGAATCGAAATTCCGATTCTAAGGGTAGACGGGGGCGCGGCTATGAACGATTTCTTGATGCAATTCCAAGCCGATATTCTAGATGTTACGATTGAACGGTCGAAAATCAGTGAAACGACGGCTCTCGGTGCTGCTTATCTGGCCGGACTATCTACCGATTTTTGGAAAGACCAAAGTGATGTTAAAAAATATTGGGAGAAGGATGCCACATTCGAACCGCAGTTTTCTGAAGAAAAAAGAGAGGATTTATACAGCGGTTGGAAAAACGCTGTTGAAGCTGCGAAGGTATTTCGTCATAAAGCCCGGAAGGAGAAGGAATAA
- a CDS encoding type II toxin-antitoxin system RelE/ParE family toxin codes for MAYEILPSKHVIKYLKKLKEKTLKEQFLTIIYDEIAVRPYSGEKKTGDLSGIWAMGFKYAGTTYRVAYEIKDNAVIPILLCGTHENFYEQLKKIR; via the coding sequence TTGGCTTATGAGATTCTACCTTCTAAACACGTAATAAAGTATCTAAAAAAATTAAAAGAGAAAACATTAAAAGAACAATTTTTAACGATAATTTATGATGAGATAGCAGTTCGTCCTTATTCGGGAGAAAAAAAAACGGGTGATTTATCAGGAATTTGGGCTATGGGATTCAAGTATGCAGGTACGACATATCGCGTTGCATATGAAATTAAAGATAATGCAGTGATACCTATCTTACTATGTGGAACGCATGAAAATTTTTATGAACAATTAAAAAAAATTAGGTAA
- a CDS encoding GntR family transcriptional regulator, whose translation MEFDRRSPVYEQLVNHFKEQIANNELKPGQELPSRREIAATYKINPNTAQRAFKEMEESGLIYTDGNSPSKITEDTELIKEVRIELLDSALDNFITVAMRLGLTYEDLNHVIAERFKEEKANA comes from the coding sequence ATGGAGTTTGATCGCCGTAGTCCGGTCTATGAACAATTAGTAAATCATTTCAAAGAACAGATTGCTAACAATGAATTGAAGCCGGGACAAGAATTACCCTCACGAAGGGAGATTGCAGCTACTTATAAAATTAATCCTAATACTGCACAACGGGCTTTTAAGGAAATGGAGGAAAGCGGTTTGATTTATACGGATGGAAATTCGCCTAGTAAAATTACGGAAGATACGGAGTTAATCAAAGAAGTCAGAATTGAACTGCTAGATTCGGCCCTCGATAATTTTATAACTGTTGCGATGCGGTTAGGGCTTACGTATGAGGATTTGAATCATGTTATCGCCGAAAGGTTTAAGGAGGAGAAAGCGAATGCTTGA
- a CDS encoding ATP-binding cassette domain-containing protein, whose protein sequence is MLEIKNLHKQFGRKKVLDGVSFNLNRDEITCITGINGTGKTTLMNSIMGLLPVKKGSVHLDQEPISGTNYDKIAYIADTITVPRTMTIEEAMTFMHTFYEKWNQEKADELLSFFKLQASDKIKDLSKGNQAKVSILLGIAQDADFYLMDEPLSGIDMFAREQILEVFTSQFVSGKGVLLATHNMEEIETLVDRVIMLNQGIITHDFYAEELRETEGKSIIDMMREVYQG, encoded by the coding sequence ATGCTTGAAATAAAGAATCTACATAAACAATTCGGTAGAAAGAAAGTTTTAGATGGCGTTTCTTTCAACTTGAATCGGGATGAAATCACCTGTATTACAGGGATAAATGGAACAGGAAAAACGACGCTTATGAATTCTATTATGGGTTTATTACCAGTTAAAAAAGGGAGCGTTCATTTAGACCAAGAACCTATTTCAGGAACTAATTACGATAAAATCGCCTACATTGCCGATACGATTACAGTTCCGCGCACTATGACAATTGAGGAAGCAATGACTTTTATGCATACCTTTTATGAAAAATGGAACCAAGAAAAAGCTGATGAACTTCTTTCATTCTTTAAGCTGCAAGCTAGCGATAAAATTAAAGATTTATCGAAAGGAAACCAAGCAAAAGTAAGTATTCTATTGGGTATCGCACAGGATGCTGATTTTTATCTAATGGATGAACCATTGTCAGGGATTGACATGTTTGCCAGAGAACAAATTTTGGAAGTATTCACCAGTCAGTTTGTTTCCGGTAAAGGCGTGCTCCTTGCGACACATAATATGGAAGAAATTGAGACGTTAGTAGATCGCGTTATTATGCTGAATCAAGGCATTATTACCCACGATTTTTACGCTGAGGAATTGCGTGAAACGGAAGGGAAATCAATCATCGATATGATGCGGGAGGTGTACCAAGGATGA